The Knoellia sp. S7-12 region GGGGCCGCGGTGGCCGAGGGTGCTGACGCCGGGACGAACGCCAGGGCGGCCGTGGCCGCGATGGCGGCAGCAGCAACGGCGAGGGGCGTGCGACGAGTTCGGGAGGCAGTCATGCCCTTCAGTCAATCCTTTGCGTATGCCGTCGCGCCACCGCAGCGGCCGTCTCACCCAAACGTGTCCGCACCGTTCATCGCGACGTCACCACCCGGCATACCCGCTGCTTGGAAAGGCTCGGACGCGAGGAGGCGCCGCTCCCCGCAAGGGAAGCGGCGCCTCGTCAGCGATGCAGCACCTCAGCGCTGGAGGACCTGCACCTCCGTCACTGCGACCATCTGCGCGCCGGAGTAGGCCGTCGTGCAGTCGGTGGCATTGCCCGGGTCGTTGTCCTGCTCACCCTGGAACGCCGGTCCGCCCTGACACTGGTTGGTGGCCAAGCCGATCCGCAGGTGGGTCGCCGAGGTCTGCGGGATGTCGAACGAGCGCATCTTCAGCTCCGGGGCGACGGGGCGAGGAGCAGCCCCGGGGAAGGCATCCGGCGCCGAGGTGAACACGGGACGGAAGTCCGCGTCCTGGTTGCACAGGACCCGACCCTTGGCGTCGCAGGCGAACACGGTGAACTGGCGGACGTTCTGGAACCGTCCGGCGGCACCGGGCTCGGGCAGAGCGCTCACCTGGACCTTGCGCACGACCTGACGGCCGCCCGCGAGGTCGATGGTGAACTGCTTCTGCGCCGCCGTGGGTGCTGCGACCGTGGTGGTGGTCGAACCCTCGTCGCCGTCGATCATCGCCGGGACGTCGGTGCCGACTCCGGTGATGGTCGCACCTGCCTGGCTGCTCGCCAGGTTGGTGAGGAGCTTGACCGGCAGGTCGCGGGTCTGGCTCGGGTTGGCCGTGAACGACACCCTCGTCTGGGCGCGACCCGGAGCCACCACCGTGTAGGTGCGGGCACCGGGCATCATCTGGAACGAGTCGCCGAGGGCGCTCGCGCCGTCCGTGTCTGCGATCGGCGTGGACCGTGCGACGTACTCACCAACGAAGAGCTGGGCCCCCGTCACCGGTCGTCCGTCCTCGTCGGTCGGGGAGAACCGCAGGGTCGCGGGGTATCCGTAGGCCGAGGTGAAGGACGGCGTCGGGTTGGAGTCGGAGCTGTTCACCGAAGCCGCGTTCTGACCGAGGCCGCGAGCGGCGAAGCCGTTCCAGAGGAGGTCCTGGTTGGCGCCACCGAAGCGGAGCAGGTCAGCAGCCAGCATGGCGTTGCGGGCGTCGACCATGCTCACGGAACCCGACGGCATGAGCAGCCAGGCGTCGAAGACCAGCTGGATCCACCGGCGGTTGCCGGGGCAGGCGGTCACGGGCGTCGCACCCGTGGCACAGCTGCGCTGGACCGTCGCGTCACCGGCGCCGTAGCGGTTGATGAACGCGGAGCGGATGTCGCCCTGCGTCGCCGACCAGATCTCGCCGTCGGCGTGGACCTGCGGACCGGTGAGGTCGTAGCCCACGTTGCTGTAGTTCAGCGGGCTCTTGCTGAAGTTGTAGTTGCGGATGCCGCGGTCGGGGTTGCCCGTGACGTAGGCGCCCATCGGCGTCGCCGTCGCACTCACCGGGACGTAGCCGTACTCCTGCAGGTACTCCGTGGCCATGAGGTCCGACCAGCTCTCGCCCATGCCGCCAGCCTGGAGACCGGAGAGGCCACTGTTCGGGCCCCCGGCCATGCGGTTGCTGATGGCGTGGCCGTACTCGTGCCCGATGACCGACATGTCGTAGTCGCCGTCGACGCACGGTGCATAGAACGAGCCGGCGAGCGGCTGCCAGAGATACATGTTGCTGTAGCCGCTGACCCCGTCCGGAGGCGTGCCCTGGTTGGCGTTGTTGCGCGCCCCGGACAGTGCTCCGGACTGCGCGTAGCCGAGCTCCGGGTCGTTGCCGAGACCGCCCTTGGGGCCGTTGTCGCGCTGCATGTTCCACGCCGACTCCGTGAAGCCGAGCTGGTAGGACCAGTCATGCATCCGGTTGTGCATCGCGAACAGGTTGGCCGTGGCGGCGTCGATGTCGTTGCGCGCGGCGCTGGTGTAGTTGCCCGGGTCGCACTTGTTGGCCGACCACTGGTTGGTCCACGGGTAGACGTAGTTGCGATCGCTCTTCAGTGGCGCAGGAGTCACCGTCCCGAAGCCGAGCCAGCGCTCTCCGCTGAAGGCGTTGTTGCCGCTCGTCGTCGTCGTGCTGAGGTTCGTGACCGGGTCGACGTCCCAGGCCTTCGGCGAGGCCGGGTTCGCCACGGTCTCGGCGCAACCTGCTGCCGTCGTCCAACACCACTCGACGCGGGTGTCGGTCGAGCTGTGGTCGGTGGCCGGGGTGCCGGTGAAGACCTTCCAGCGCGGGTTGTCGCTGTCGAAGTCGACGAGGGACTCGCGGGCGATGACGGCGCCGGAGGCGGCGTCGACATAGACGGTGTATCCGCTGTCCTCACCATCGCGGACGACGACCTGGTATGCCGTGCGCGCGTCACTTCCCGGGACGGGGACGGCGACCTGTTTGACGTGCTGCTCACCGGTCAGACCCTTGGCGGTGAGCGTGGTCCAGCCCGCCGACGCGCTGCGCTGCGTGCCCGCGGACTTGGCGATGCCCGAGGCCTTGGCACCGACGTTGGCGGCGGCCTTGGACAGGGCCTGCTCGGCGGAGAGCGACGGCGCCGCCCGGCGGGCCGCGCTCTTTCCTTGAACGGGAGCCAGAGTCGAGCTGACATAGCGGGCGCTGCCCTTGTCGATGGCCACCACGACGAGTCCGTCGATGCCGGCCTCGACACCGCCGTAGGTCTGGCGGAGCATGACGACCGAGGTGTCGCCGATCTTGTTGGTGCTGATGTGCTGCATGGCAGCGATGTCGGCGGCGGTGACCCCGAACGCTGCCGCGTTCTTGTTGAGGTAGGCGCGGGCTGCGGCCAGGGGGTTGGCTCCCAGTCCGGTGGCCAGAGGAGTGGTCCCTGACGGGGTCACGGCACCCACCGAGCCAAACCGGTTCCACGTGATGGCTCCACCACTGCTGCCGCGCTTGTTGCTTCCGGGAGCGGCAGCGGCCTTCTGTGCCGCGGTGGGTGCGACCTTGGCCTTGCGGCTGTCGAGGTCCGGCAGATGGTCGTGCGCATCCCCGGCCGCGGGCACACCTTGCGGTCGGTTGTCCGGCGCCGCGAAGGCAGTCCCGGGGCTGGCTGTGCCGACCGCGACGGCTGCTGCGAGCGCCGCTGCGGAGAGGGTGATCCCCTGGCGTCGTCCTCTTTGGGTCATGACATGACTCCCTTGTCACAAGACACCCCGACGGCCACGGGTCGGCCGTTCCTCCTGATGCCCGCCCTCAGCAAAGTGCCCGGCAGGTCAACATTGGGTGTGCTACGAGTCAGTAGTTGGCAAAGTCGCAAGGGAGACCGGGCAAAAGTGACACCCGCAGGACAGGGGTGAGCGGACGGCATACCCAGGGCATCGGTGCGGACAACGCGAGAGGCGCCGCTCCCCGCGAAGGGAGCGGCGCCTCGTCGGCGTTTCTTCAGGATCAGACCCCGAGGCGAGCCTTCAGGCCGTCGAGCTCCACCTGGAGCTGGGTCGGGAGGTTGTCGCCGAACTTGGCGAACCACTCCTCGATCTGGGGGATCTCGGCCTTCCACTCCTCGTTGTCGACCGTGAGTGCCTTGACGAGCTCCTCCGGGTCCATGTCGAGACCCTCGGTGTCGATCGACTCCGGGGTGGGGACGTGGCCGATGGCCGTCTCGACCGCGGCAGCCTTGCCCTCGATGCGCTCGATGGCCCACTTGAGGACGCGGCTGTTCTCGCCGAAGCCGGGCCACACGAAGTTGCCCTCCTCGTCCCGACGGAACCAGTTGACATAGAAGATCTTCGGCAGCTTGCTCGCGTCGGCGTTCTTGCCGATGTCGATCCAGTGCTGGAAGTAGTCGCCGGCGTTGTAGCCGATGAACGGGAGCATCGCCATCGGGTCGCGGCGCACGATGCCGACCTCACCGGTGGCGGCAGCGGTCGTCTCGGACGAGAGCGTCGCACCCATGAACGTGCCGTGGGTCCAGTCGCGCGACTCGGTCACGAGCGGCACCGTCGTCTTGCGGCGTCCACCGAAGAAGATCGCCGAGATCGGCACACCGTTGGGGTCGTCGTACTCCGGCGCGAGGATGTCGCTCTGCTTGATCGGGGTGCAGTAGCGGCTGTTGGCGTGCGACGACAACTCGCCGGCTTCACCCTTGGCAGGCGTCCAGTCCTCGCCCTTCCACGACGTCGCGTGCTCGGGCATGTTCTCGAGGCCTTCCCACCACACGTCGCCGTCGTCGGTGAGGGCGACGTTGGTGAAGACCGAGTTGCCCTTGTTGATCGTCGACATGGCGTGGGGGTTGGTGTGCTCGTTGGTCCCGGGCGCGACACCGAAGAAACCGAACTCCGGGTTCACGGCATACAGACGGCCGTCCTTGCCGAAGCGCATCCAGGCGATGTCGTCACCGAGGGTCTCGACCTTCCAGCCCGGGATCGTCGGCTTGAGCATGGCGAGGTTGGTCTTGCCACAGGCGCTCGGGAAGCCGGCCGCGATGTAGTACACCTGCTGCTCCGGCGAGGTGAGCTTGAGGATGAGCATGTGCTCGGCCATCCAGCCCTCGTCGCGCGCCATGACCGAGGCGATGCGCAGCGAGTAGCACTTCTTGCCGAGCAGGGCGTTGCCGCCGTAGCCGGAACCGTAGGACCAGATCGTGCGCTCCTCGGGGAACTGCACGATGTACTTCTCGGGGTTGCAGGGCCACTTGACGTCGGCCTGGCCCTCCTCGAGGGGGGCGCCGAGCGAGTGGAGCGCGGGGACATACTTCGCGGCCTCGCCGAGCTCCTCGATGCGGTCGAGCACCGCGGTGCCACAGCGCGCCATGACGCGCATCGACGCGACGACGTACTCGGAGTCGGTGATCTCGACACCGAACATCGGGCTCTCGGACTCGATGTGACCCATGACGAACGGGATGACATAGAGAGTGCGGCCCTTCATGCAGCCGGCATAGAGCCCGCGCATGATGTCCTTCATCTCCTCGGGCTCCATCCAGTTGTTGGTGGGCCCCGAGTCCTTCTCGTCGAGGGAGCAGATGTAGGTGCGGCCTTCGACGCGGGCGACGTCGCTGGGGTCGGAAGCGGCATAGAAGCTGTTGGGCTTCTTGGCCTCGTCGAGCTTGATGAACGTGCCGGCAGCGACGAGCTTGTCGGTGAGCCGGGTCCATTCCTCGTCGGACCCGGTCACCCACACGACCTCGTCGGGGGTGGTCATCGCGGCGACCTCGTCAACCCAGGCCTGAAGGCCTGCGTGCGTGGTGCCCTGAACGGGTGCGGCGGGTGCGGTCATCTGGGTCCGTTGTCCTTCCGGTTCCGAGCATGCGCTCGGCTGTGGGCCCGGCCAATGCCGGAGCCACCTCGGAAGTGGTTCCGACGACTGACCTGCTGGATGTCTCACGGTACTCGCATCGTGAGACGCGTCTTGCGTCTTGATCCGAGACTGTGAATGAGGTCCTTGAGGAACCTTCTGTCCACCGTAGGAGGTCTGGTGGACAGGCATGGCGGCGGAAACCTTTCCGCATCTATGAGGTCTCTCACACGCTTCTGCCGAGCGTCGTGCAAAAGCCATATACGACGGCGTATGCCGCCCGCTCACCGCCTTCGCTGAGCATCAGTCACGCGACCGGCAGGAAGGTCACGTTGGCACCGGGCCAGCGCACTACTCGGCGAGCGGCACGTGAGATCCTCGGGTCGGGTCGAGATGCCCCTGCGCACCTCGACCCGACCCGCCTCACGGCCCCTCGGCCAGTGAAGTCAGCCCCAAGCTCGAACACAGCCCTTCTCGGCCCGGGAACACCGCCGCGAACCCATCAGGATCGACGCACCCGACCAGTTCTGGGACTGCAGCATCCGAACCGCGGGGCCCGGACGGCTGGGCAGCGCCGAGCGTCAGGACGCCCTGGCGCCACAGGTCGGCACAGGATTCGAGTGCGCGGTCAATGGGAATGAGGCCCTGCGCGTTCCCGACGGAGGTCGAGGTCCCGGCGAAGTCCTTCCCGCGCCCGAGATCGGTCGTGGTGTGGCAGCGCACCAGGCTCTTGTCTTCTGCCTTGGAGAAGGTCCCGGTCACCACAGCAGCGCCGGCCAGGGCGACTCCGGCCGCGGCGACGCCGCCGACCACCATCCATCGGCGCGCGGGCCGCTTCCGGGTCCCGCGGTCGGCAAGACCTTCGAGCATCGAGACTTCAGCTTCGAAGCGACCGGACGAGTACTCGCGAGGCGGAGGCAACATGGTGTTGTTCATGACTCACCCCTGTCGTCAGGACTGCCCTGTTCGAGGGCGGTCCACGCTGGTGACTGGCGAAGCTTGCTGCGTGCCCTGGACAGGCGAGATCGCACGGTTCCCACGGGGACTCCCATCGCGACCGCGGCCTGCTCGTAGGTCAATTCGGCCCACACGCACAACGAGATGACTTCCTTCTCCGTTGGCGTCAGATGCGACATCGCGGCGAGGACGGCCTTCATCTGCTGCTGATCGGCGTCCTGTTGTTCCACGAACGGGCCATGATCCGGAGCGTCGGTCGGGCGGGGCAGTCGAGCCAACAGGTTCGCGTGACGAAGTCGGGTGCGGCTCTGGCGCCGGATGACGTTGTTCGCTACCCCCAACAGCCAGGGCAGGATCAATCCATCGGGGTCGGGAACGACACGATCCCGCTGCCGCCACGCCTCGAGGAAGACCAGCGAGACGGCATCCTCAGCGCGTTCCCACGAGCCTGTCCTGCGGAACACGTGGTTGTAGACCGCGCTGGAGTGCCTGTGAAAGAGGAGCCCGAAGGCAGGGCCGTCCCCGCGGCCGACGCGCTCCCACAGGGACGCGTCCGCGACATGGTTCGTCGTCATCTCCTCCACACCTATCTATGCCCACCACGGACAGGTAGTTCCCAAAAGGCGAACCTCGTTTGCGTCTCCCCACGGCCCAGCTCGCCCTCCGCGCCAGCACCCAGATCCATGAGTGTCCAACACAACAGGTGCATCAACCCGAAACCGGCACCCACGAGCAGCCGATCAGGTCAATACCGTCGAGCTAGGGCCGCTCCGACATGGCCCGGAACTCGTCGCTGTGGATGCGCATCAGGTGCTCACTCGGCATGCCGAGATCCAGTCAGCCACGTCTGACAGCGCACTGAAAGCGGCGGGGGAGCGGGCGGCATACGCCGGATTTCTCGTGCGGGCCAGTGCTCGCGTATGCTTGCCGATCGTTGCGCCGACAGGTTCAACATGCGCCCGTAGCTCAACGGATAGAGCATCTGACTACGGATCAGAAGGTTAGGGGTTCGAATCCCTTCGGGCGCACTCTGTGTTGAGACAGACAAGAAGGCTCCTGACCTGCGGAAACGCGGTCGGGGGCCTTCTGGGTTCAGAGCCGACCGAGGATGGTTACGGAGTCATGATCCATCGCTTACCCATCGTTAACCCTCTGGATCCGCGGCGAACGAGGCGAGTGTCTCGCGGGCGTCGGGGCCCTGGTGCGCGCGCTGGATGTAGTACTTCTCGGTGATGGTTGAGGAAGAGTGACCGAGTTGGGCTGACGCGGTCAGTGCGTCGAACTCGCGGGACAAGACGGTTGCCACTGTCTTCCGGAACGTGTGCGATGTGACGCCGGCCCAACGCCCGCTACGCGCCTGGAACTGCCTCCACTGGCGACTGACGTTGTGGGAGTCACGAAGAGTCCCGGTGGAGGACGGGAAGACCACGTCGTGCTGGTTGGCCAACTGCTCGACCTTCCTGCGGAGGAGCATCTCGACGGCGAACGCAGGCAGCTGAAGCATGCGCTTGCTCGCCTTGGTCTTGGGGTGGTCTTGGAGGACGAGTCCTTGCTCTCGTCGCCGAGCCACCGTCGCGGTCAACGTCACTGTGGCAACAGCGCTCTTGAGGTCCACGTTCTTCCACTGCAAGGCCAAGGCCTCATTGATGCGGCACCCTGTGGCCAGCATCAGGTCGACGAGGTCCGGCAGGTCTGCGCGAACCGCGGCTGTATCTGCAGCGACGGAGCGACGGAGGGCCGCGGCCTCATCGACGCTGAGCGCGATCACCTGCTTCCCCTTGACGGGAACGGCGCTGGTCTGGCTGGCGACGTTGAACTGCAAGGCGTCGTGACGGACTGCAACCCCGACAACTCCGGTGAGCACCGTACGCAGCTGCTTCGCCGTTGACGCTCCAGCGTGTGCCCTTACGGACTTCAGGTGCTGATCCAGCAGTCCCACTGTGAGCTCCTGCACGCGGACGTTGCCCAGTGCCTTCCGCAGGTGTCGCTCGACGAGATTCTCGTACGTCTCCTTCGTGCTTGTAGACCTGTCGGAATCGCGTACCTCGGCGAGCCACACGTCGGCCACGACGCGGACCTTGGTGGTGCCGGTGATGTCTGCAGCGCTTGGGCGCGCTCGGCTTCGAAGCCGTTGCAGCAGTTCACTCTCGGCCTTGCCCTTGCTGAGGCCTGACGCCTCTACCAAGCGCGTAACCCCGTCAAAGTCGCGGAAGCGGGCGCGCGCTCGATAGTGGGTGGCGCTGACTCGAGTGGAGCTGA contains the following coding sequences:
- a CDS encoding M36 family metallopeptidase → MTQRGRRQGITLSAAALAAAVAVGTASPGTAFAAPDNRPQGVPAAGDAHDHLPDLDSRKAKVAPTAAQKAAAAPGSNKRGSSGGAITWNRFGSVGAVTPSGTTPLATGLGANPLAAARAYLNKNAAAFGVTAADIAAMQHISTNKIGDTSVVMLRQTYGGVEAGIDGLVVVAIDKGSARYVSSTLAPVQGKSAARRAAPSLSAEQALSKAAANVGAKASGIAKSAGTQRSASAGWTTLTAKGLTGEQHVKQVAVPVPGSDARTAYQVVVRDGEDSGYTVYVDAASGAVIARESLVDFDSDNPRWKVFTGTPATDHSSTDTRVEWCWTTAAGCAETVANPASPKAWDVDPVTNLSTTTTSGNNAFSGERWLGFGTVTPAPLKSDRNYVYPWTNQWSANKCDPGNYTSAARNDIDAATANLFAMHNRMHDWSYQLGFTESAWNMQRDNGPKGGLGNDPELGYAQSGALSGARNNANQGTPPDGVSGYSNMYLWQPLAGSFYAPCVDGDYDMSVIGHEYGHAISNRMAGGPNSGLSGLQAGGMGESWSDLMATEYLQEYGYVPVSATATPMGAYVTGNPDRGIRNYNFSKSPLNYSNVGYDLTGPQVHADGEIWSATQGDIRSAFINRYGAGDATVQRSCATGATPVTACPGNRRWIQLVFDAWLLMPSGSVSMVDARNAMLAADLLRFGGANQDLLWNGFAARGLGQNAASVNSSDSNPTPSFTSAYGYPATLRFSPTDEDGRPVTGAQLFVGEYVARSTPIADTDGASALGDSFQMMPGARTYTVVAPGRAQTRVSFTANPSQTRDLPVKLLTNLASSQAGATITGVGTDVPAMIDGDEGSTTTTVAAPTAAQKQFTIDLAGGRQVVRKVQVSALPEPGAAGRFQNVRQFTVFACDAKGRVLCNQDADFRPVFTSAPDAFPGAAPRPVAPELKMRSFDIPQTSATHLRIGLATNQCQGGPAFQGEQDNDPGNATDCTTAYSGAQMVAVTEVQVLQR
- a CDS encoding phosphoenolpyruvate carboxykinase (GTP), whose translation is MTAPAAPVQGTTHAGLQAWVDEVAAMTTPDEVVWVTGSDEEWTRLTDKLVAAGTFIKLDEAKKPNSFYAASDPSDVARVEGRTYICSLDEKDSGPTNNWMEPEEMKDIMRGLYAGCMKGRTLYVIPFVMGHIESESPMFGVEITDSEYVVASMRVMARCGTAVLDRIEELGEAAKYVPALHSLGAPLEEGQADVKWPCNPEKYIVQFPEERTIWSYGSGYGGNALLGKKCYSLRIASVMARDEGWMAEHMLILKLTSPEQQVYYIAAGFPSACGKTNLAMLKPTIPGWKVETLGDDIAWMRFGKDGRLYAVNPEFGFFGVAPGTNEHTNPHAMSTINKGNSVFTNVALTDDGDVWWEGLENMPEHATSWKGEDWTPAKGEAGELSSHANSRYCTPIKQSDILAPEYDDPNGVPISAIFFGGRRKTTVPLVTESRDWTHGTFMGATLSSETTAAATGEVGIVRRDPMAMLPFIGYNAGDYFQHWIDIGKNADASKLPKIFYVNWFRRDEEGNFVWPGFGENSRVLKWAIERIEGKAAAVETAIGHVPTPESIDTEGLDMDPEELVKALTVDNEEWKAEIPQIEEWFAKFGDNLPTQLQVELDGLKARLGV
- a CDS encoding sigma-70 family RNA polymerase sigma factor — encoded protein: MTTNHVADASLWERVGRGDGPAFGLLFHRHSSAVYNHVFRRTGSWERAEDAVSLVFLEAWRQRDRVVPDPDGLILPWLLGVANNVIRRQSRTRLRHANLLARLPRPTDAPDHGPFVEQQDADQQQMKAVLAAMSHLTPTEKEVISLCVWAELTYEQAAVAMGVPVGTVRSRLSRARSKLRQSPAWTALEQGSPDDRGES
- a CDS encoding site-specific integrase, producing MVEASGLSKGKAESELLQRLRSRARPSAADITGTTKVRVVADVWLAEVRDSDRSTSTKETYENLVERHLRKALGNVRVQELTVGLLDQHLKSVRAHAGASTAKQLRTVLTGVVGVAVRHDALQFNVASQTSAVPVKGKQVIALSVDEAAALRRSVAADTAAVRADLPDLVDLMLATGCRINEALALQWKNVDLKSAVATVTLTATVARRREQGLVLQDHPKTKASKRMLQLPAFAVEMLLRRKVEQLANQHDVVFPSSTGTLRDSHNVSRQWRQFQARSGRWAGVTSHTFRKTVATVLSREFDALTASAQLGHSSSTITEKYYIQRAHQGPDARETLASFAADPEG